The Caulifigura coniformis genome includes a region encoding these proteins:
- a CDS encoding sigma-54-dependent transcriptional regulator: MPGVAAHRLRILFVDDEAPIRLVMKNELPRLGHDVTICEDGRAALRALEDHPFDAAIVDLRMPGIGGWDVVQHLKKTCPETDVIIHTGHGDIDDAIQAVRMGAYDFLRKPCTLVEIANVLSRVAEKKLLANKAIALEAQLKSVRGGTDLIGETPSMQRVKKLVEKIAPTDSSVLILGETGTGKELVARRIHELSTRSQMPFVAVNCGALPENLVESELFGHKKGAFTGADTPRKGLIEVANGGTLFLDELGELDKAMQVKLLRFLESGEVRRVGENDAFTVDVRVVCATNRSLQDMVAEGSFREDLFFRVNTFEIRLPPLRERKDDLPMLAHSLLARHLKKRDVPENLLSPEAITLLRQHDWSGNVRELSNALEHAAILSDGKSIRPEDLPLSVGSRRPVDDRPFDVNNFPRPLTLREIEMEVILQTLEKYEGDKPRTSDELGIALKTLYNKLNAHHAQDQAEAA; the protein is encoded by the coding sequence GTGCCCGGAGTCGCTGCGCATCGATTGCGTATTCTGTTCGTGGATGACGAAGCCCCCATCCGGCTCGTCATGAAGAACGAACTGCCCCGTCTGGGGCACGATGTGACCATCTGCGAAGATGGGCGAGCCGCCCTGCGGGCGCTCGAAGACCATCCCTTCGACGCCGCCATCGTCGACCTCCGCATGCCCGGCATCGGCGGCTGGGACGTCGTTCAGCATCTGAAAAAGACGTGCCCGGAAACGGACGTCATCATTCACACCGGCCACGGCGACATCGATGACGCCATCCAGGCCGTGCGGATGGGCGCCTACGACTTCCTCCGCAAGCCCTGCACGCTGGTCGAAATCGCCAACGTTCTCAGCCGGGTCGCCGAAAAGAAACTGCTGGCCAACAAGGCCATTGCGCTCGAAGCCCAGCTCAAATCGGTTCGCGGCGGCACCGACCTCATTGGCGAAACCCCGTCGATGCAGCGGGTGAAGAAACTGGTCGAGAAGATCGCCCCCACCGATTCGAGCGTCCTGATTCTCGGGGAAACCGGCACGGGCAAGGAACTCGTCGCCCGGCGGATTCACGAACTCAGCACCCGTTCCCAGATGCCGTTCGTGGCGGTGAACTGCGGAGCGTTGCCGGAGAATCTCGTCGAAAGTGAGCTGTTCGGACATAAGAAAGGAGCCTTCACCGGGGCCGACACCCCCAGGAAGGGCCTGATCGAAGTGGCCAACGGCGGCACGCTGTTCCTCGACGAACTCGGCGAACTCGACAAGGCGATGCAGGTCAAGCTGCTCCGCTTCCTCGAATCGGGCGAAGTCCGTCGCGTCGGCGAAAACGACGCCTTCACGGTCGACGTCCGCGTGGTGTGCGCGACCAACCGCAGCCTGCAGGACATGGTGGCCGAAGGCTCGTTCCGGGAAGACCTCTTCTTCCGCGTGAACACGTTCGAGATCCGCCTCCCTCCGCTCCGCGAGCGGAAGGACGACCTGCCGATGCTGGCCCACTCGCTGCTCGCCCGGCACCTGAAGAAACGCGACGTCCCGGAGAACCTGCTTTCGCCCGAAGCAATCACCCTGCTTCGCCAGCACGACTGGTCCGGCAACGTCCGGGAACTCTCCAACGCCCTCGAGCACGCCGCCATCCTGTCCGACGGAAAGAGCATCCGCCCGGAAGACCTGCCGCTGAGCGTCGGCTCGCGCCGTCCCGTGGACGACCGGCCATTCGACGTCAACAACTTCCCGCGGCCGCTCACGCTGCGTGAAATCGAAATGGAAGTGATCCTGCAGACGCTGGAGAAGTACGAAGGGGACAAACCCCGTACCTCCGACGAACTCGGGATCGCCCTCAAGACGCTGTACAATAAGCTCAACGCCCACCACGCCCAGGACCAGGCCGAAGCAGCCTGA
- a CDS encoding trypsin-like peptidase domain-containing protein, translating into MTPFVKLVRRTCESTVNIHTVKRQKSIDVAFSLQKGASKINGMGTGVLIDERGYILTNNHVIQDVESIEVTRINGEKYIGTVFQTDAKNDLAIIRIHARGPLPVMPIGTSSDLMLGEDVIAIGNAYGYEHSVTRGIVSALGRNVEAGDDQAYENLIQTDAAINPGNSGGPLINSEGEVIGINVAIRAGATKIGFAIPIDAARTIAARMMSAEKTANLYHGAILKDHKDGATRRVLVQSTRPGSPAAAAGLQSGDVVLRIGSMNITDGVDFERAFLDHKASETLPVVVNRGGKEESLNMQLVAVTPDYGTTRHTMTASLAPQPAATQVNNAVRSDRTWEAVGLRLSALIKGDSRLEGLPYTGGMMVTDVRKESPASQSGIRKGDILVGLSSYETVKENDVNYVLTHADTRGGAPVKFYIVRERDTLYGFFSPAKTDRTASAK; encoded by the coding sequence ATGACGCCCTTCGTCAAGCTGGTGCGGAGGACGTGTGAGTCGACGGTGAACATTCACACCGTCAAACGTCAGAAATCGATCGACGTCGCCTTCTCGCTGCAGAAAGGCGCCAGCAAGATCAACGGCATGGGCACCGGCGTGCTCATTGACGAGCGGGGCTACATCCTGACGAACAACCACGTCATCCAGGACGTGGAATCGATCGAGGTCACCCGGATTAACGGCGAGAAGTACATCGGAACGGTCTTCCAGACCGACGCCAAGAACGACCTCGCCATCATCCGCATCCATGCTCGCGGGCCTCTCCCGGTGATGCCGATCGGCACTTCCTCCGACCTCATGCTCGGAGAAGACGTCATCGCCATCGGCAACGCCTACGGCTATGAGCACAGCGTGACCCGCGGCATCGTTTCGGCCCTCGGCCGGAATGTCGAAGCCGGGGACGACCAGGCCTACGAAAACCTGATCCAGACCGATGCGGCCATCAATCCCGGCAACAGCGGCGGCCCGCTGATCAACTCGGAAGGCGAAGTGATCGGCATCAACGTCGCGATCCGGGCCGGAGCCACGAAGATCGGCTTCGCGATTCCGATCGACGCTGCACGGACAATCGCCGCCCGGATGATGAGCGCGGAGAAGACCGCCAACCTGTATCACGGAGCAATCCTGAAGGATCACAAAGACGGGGCGACCCGCCGCGTCCTGGTGCAGTCGACCCGTCCCGGTTCACCGGCAGCCGCGGCTGGACTTCAGTCCGGAGACGTCGTGCTTCGCATCGGCTCGATGAACATCACCGACGGCGTCGACTTCGAGCGGGCCTTCCTCGATCACAAGGCGTCCGAAACGCTGCCGGTGGTGGTGAACCGCGGCGGCAAGGAAGAATCGCTGAACATGCAGCTGGTCGCTGTCACGCCCGACTACGGCACGACTCGCCACACGATGACGGCCAGCCTGGCTCCCCAGCCGGCCGCCACGCAGGTCAACAACGCCGTCCGGTCAGACCGGACCTGGGAAGCCGTCGGGCTGCGGCTGTCCGCCCTGATCAAAGGGGACTCGCGCCTCGAAGGGCTCCCCTACACCGGCGGGATGATGGTCACGGATGTTCGCAAGGAAAGCCCGGCTTCACAGAGCGGCATCCGGAAAGGCGACATCCTGGTGGGCCTCTCGTCCTACGAAACGGTCAAGGAAAACGACGTCAACTACGTCCTGACGCATGCCGACACCCGCGGCGGGGCTCCCGTGAAGTTCTACATCGTTCGTGAACGGGACACGCTGTACGGGTTCTTCTCGCCGGCCAAGACCGACCGCACCGCGTCCGCGAAATGA
- a CDS encoding putative Na+/H+ antiporter, with protein MNPSPIELLATFLFALAVLHTFSVKHFAHWAHKYPRGSVAENLLHFLAETEVVFGLWAAALFAGIAAIEGSVGAAVHYIEGLNFNEPKFVLAVMVVAATRPIVALGERILNGVARLLPFGSSVAFYVTALALGPLLGSFITEPAAMTLLAIVLKRRYFDRDISPQFAYATLGLLFVNVSVGGTLTHFAAPPVLMVAKTWNWDTPFMLTHFGWRAAICCVLSTGIVAFVFRRQLAGIQYVAGDQRYVPVWLTVLHVAFLAAIVFFAHHPDVCFGVLMLFLGLTTATREYQDNLKLREALLVGFFLAGLVTLGSLQAYWLKPLIAGLDGSLLFFGATALTAITDNAALTYLGSLVEGIGPDLQYALVAGAVSGGGLTVIANAPNPAGVGILQSAKTFGGHGISPLGLFAGAVFPTLVAVTCFWLV; from the coding sequence ATGAACCCTTCCCCGATCGAACTGCTGGCGACATTTCTCTTCGCACTGGCAGTCCTCCACACCTTCTCCGTCAAGCACTTCGCTCATTGGGCGCACAAATATCCGCGAGGCTCCGTCGCCGAGAACCTCCTGCATTTTCTCGCGGAGACGGAGGTCGTCTTCGGCTTATGGGCCGCCGCGCTCTTTGCAGGAATCGCCGCCATCGAAGGCTCGGTCGGTGCGGCGGTTCACTACATTGAAGGACTCAACTTCAATGAGCCGAAGTTTGTTCTCGCCGTGATGGTCGTCGCGGCGACGCGGCCGATTGTTGCCCTGGGCGAGCGCATTCTGAATGGAGTCGCCCGGCTGCTTCCGTTCGGCAGCAGCGTGGCCTTTTACGTGACGGCACTCGCTCTCGGACCGCTCCTGGGCTCGTTCATCACCGAACCGGCCGCGATGACGCTGCTGGCGATCGTGCTCAAGCGTCGCTACTTCGATCGCGACATCAGCCCGCAATTCGCCTACGCCACGCTGGGGCTGTTGTTCGTCAACGTTTCGGTCGGCGGAACACTGACCCATTTCGCGGCCCCGCCCGTACTGATGGTGGCCAAGACCTGGAACTGGGATACGCCGTTCATGCTCACGCATTTCGGCTGGCGGGCGGCGATCTGTTGCGTTCTGTCGACCGGAATCGTCGCGTTCGTCTTCCGACGTCAGCTGGCCGGGATTCAATATGTCGCCGGGGACCAGCGCTACGTCCCCGTGTGGCTCACGGTGCTGCACGTTGCCTTTTTGGCCGCCATCGTGTTCTTTGCCCACCACCCCGATGTCTGCTTCGGCGTGCTCATGTTGTTCCTCGGGCTCACGACGGCGACGCGCGAGTATCAGGACAATCTCAAGCTGCGCGAGGCGTTGCTGGTGGGATTCTTCCTGGCCGGCCTGGTGACGCTTGGCAGCCTCCAGGCGTACTGGCTCAAGCCTCTCATTGCGGGGCTCGATGGATCACTCCTGTTCTTCGGCGCTACGGCGCTGACAGCGATTACCGACAACGCGGCGTTGACCTATCTCGGATCGCTCGTCGAAGGGATCGGCCCCGACCTCCAATACGCGCTGGTGGCCGGAGCCGTGTCGGGCGGAGGATTGACGGTGATCGCGAACGCGCCCAACCCGGCGGGCGTGGGCATTCTGCAGAGCGCCAAAACGTTCGGCGGCCACGGCATCAGCCCGCTCGGCCTGTTCGCGGGCGCGGTGTTTCCGACGCTGGTGGCCGTGACGTGCTTCTGGCTGGTGTAG
- a CDS encoding tetratricopeptide repeat protein: MPLTRLEKLQDMLQDSPEDVFLNYALAMEFVSSDRKDDALSAFSRVLTLDPQNSAAWFQKAQVLAGMGKFDAARDSGAQGVAAARASGDQHAAEEIGAFVESLPL, from the coding sequence ATGCCCCTCACACGACTCGAAAAACTCCAGGACATGCTGCAGGATTCGCCGGAAGACGTCTTTTTGAACTACGCGCTCGCCATGGAATTCGTCTCCAGCGACCGGAAAGACGACGCACTCTCCGCATTTTCCCGAGTCCTCACATTGGACCCCCAAAACTCGGCCGCCTGGTTCCAGAAGGCGCAGGTCCTGGCGGGAATGGGAAAATTCGATGCGGCCCGGGACAGTGGAGCCCAGGGAGTCGCTGCCGCCAGGGCCAGCGGAGACCAGCATGCGGCCGAGGAGATCGGCGCCTTCGTCGAATCACTCCCGCTTTAA
- the hflX gene encoding GTPase HflX, which yields MPEPKREELKVHARRAVLVSVVDRREKGVHADDLDEMRGLAETAGAEIVGTLLQYKEKPDPATYLGKGKLSELAQLVAASDADLVVFDNVLSPSQGKNVEEITGKQVVDRSEVILDIFATHARTYESKLQVELAQLLYMRPRLTRMWTHLERIEGGIGSGKGPGEKQLETDRRLVDTRISELKRKLKDVEKRRERLVASRRDHMTVSLVGYTNAGKSTLMRALTGADVYIADKLFATLDTRTRKWTLPNWGDVLLSDTVGFIKNLPHHLVASFRSTLEEARHADLLLHVVDASHPDAEQQIKTVNEVLEDLGIEAHEPILVLNKVDALEDRSLLDVLRGRHPNTVSVSAVDGTGLEKLTQMVAERLGDGYLNVKVETSVGNGKLFAFLSEHAEVQGERDYHDDRVTLTVRIPRRFANVLTDDPQNVIRNLDGTPLKLKQDDIEDDEDYSVPLSASGRGRENA from the coding sequence TTGCCCGAGCCGAAGCGCGAAGAACTCAAAGTCCATGCCCGTCGGGCCGTGCTTGTTTCCGTTGTCGACCGGCGTGAGAAAGGAGTTCACGCGGATGACCTGGACGAGATGCGGGGGCTCGCCGAGACGGCGGGGGCCGAGATCGTCGGAACCCTCCTGCAGTACAAGGAAAAGCCCGATCCGGCGACCTACCTGGGAAAGGGCAAGCTGAGCGAACTGGCCCAGCTCGTCGCGGCCTCGGATGCCGACCTTGTCGTCTTCGACAACGTCCTCAGCCCGTCCCAGGGCAAGAACGTCGAGGAGATCACGGGCAAGCAGGTCGTCGATCGCAGCGAAGTCATTCTCGACATCTTCGCCACGCACGCCCGGACGTACGAATCCAAGCTGCAGGTCGAACTGGCCCAGCTGCTCTACATGCGGCCTCGGCTGACCCGCATGTGGACCCACCTCGAACGCATCGAGGGTGGCATCGGCAGCGGCAAAGGTCCCGGTGAAAAGCAGCTGGAAACGGACCGCCGGCTCGTCGACACGCGCATCAGCGAACTGAAACGAAAACTGAAGGATGTGGAAAAACGGCGGGAACGGCTCGTCGCCAGCCGCCGCGACCACATGACGGTTTCGCTCGTTGGCTACACGAACGCGGGCAAGAGCACGCTGATGCGCGCCCTGACCGGGGCGGACGTCTATATCGCCGACAAGCTGTTCGCCACCCTCGACACCCGTACCCGCAAGTGGACGCTCCCCAACTGGGGTGACGTCCTGCTTTCCGATACCGTCGGATTCATCAAGAACCTGCCCCACCACCTGGTGGCCTCGTTCCGCTCGACCCTCGAAGAAGCCCGCCACGCGGATCTTCTGCTGCACGTCGTCGACGCCAGCCACCCCGACGCCGAACAGCAGATCAAGACGGTCAACGAGGTGCTGGAGGACCTCGGAATCGAGGCCCATGAACCGATCCTCGTCCTGAACAAGGTCGATGCGCTGGAAGACCGTTCGCTGCTCGACGTCCTGCGGGGCCGGCATCCCAACACGGTGTCGGTCAGCGCTGTCGACGGGACCGGGCTCGAGAAGCTCACCCAGATGGTCGCGGAGCGGCTGGGCGACGGCTATCTGAACGTGAAGGTCGAGACGTCCGTCGGCAACGGGAAGCTGTTCGCCTTCCTGTCCGAGCACGCCGAAGTGCAGGGCGAGAGGGACTACCACGACGACCGCGTCACGCTGACGGTTCGCATCCCGCGGCGGTTCGCGAACGTGCTGACGGATGATCCGCAGAACGTCATCCGCAACCTCGACGGCACGCCGCTGAAGCTGAAGCAGGATGACATCGAGGACGACGAGGATTACAGCGTGCCCCTGAGCGCGAGCGGCCGCGGTCGAGAGAACGCTTGA
- a CDS encoding restriction endonuclease, translated as MSEPDWRQFEIAVADFVKALGTGANVTHDVKLPDTHTGHMRQRDVWIETSLGGLFIVKLLVSCKHYGRVLNELDIDHFNGEFLSSGAHKGVLYSLAGFNPFAIEKAKKLGFCCCRLYEDTPADLPESLVFHSYCLPSRMRLSAVALSGDWNENVTWNDIFTVKLGDGDKTILDSLTDAFAKHEQKALDAIAWARGFPTPWAVRITFASAADPTQSLILELGESWRIFRGNVEAHLLNGSYNVTSDQFIGSQVSPSVDMKGPDPGPGWTLLDKSPEWEATDSILICIPRADPKRNLQDSYGCRRVLAREG; from the coding sequence ATGAGCGAACCTGACTGGCGGCAATTCGAAATTGCGGTTGCTGACTTCGTTAAGGCGCTCGGGACGGGAGCGAACGTCACTCATGATGTGAAGCTCCCGGATACTCACACGGGACACATGCGACAGCGGGATGTGTGGATTGAAACCAGTCTCGGCGGCTTGTTCATCGTCAAGTTGCTCGTTAGCTGCAAACACTACGGGCGTGTCTTGAATGAACTGGACATCGACCATTTCAATGGTGAGTTTCTTTCGTCCGGCGCGCACAAGGGCGTGCTCTATTCTCTGGCCGGGTTCAATCCGTTCGCGATCGAAAAGGCGAAAAAGTTGGGGTTCTGCTGCTGCCGACTTTATGAGGACACGCCTGCCGATCTCCCGGAATCGCTCGTCTTTCACTCCTATTGTTTGCCTTCCCGTATGCGCCTATCCGCAGTCGCGCTGTCGGGCGACTGGAACGAGAACGTGACATGGAATGACATCTTCACCGTCAAACTCGGTGACGGTGACAAGACAATCTTGGATTCACTCACGGACGCCTTTGCCAAACATGAGCAAAAAGCGTTAGACGCGATTGCTTGGGCTCGCGGCTTCCCTACACCGTGGGCAGTCCGCATAACATTCGCGTCGGCCGCCGATCCGACCCAATCGTTGATACTCGAATTGGGCGAATCTTGGCGAATCTTCCGAGGCAATGTCGAAGCTCATTTGCTTAACGGCTCGTACAACGTGACTAGCGACCAATTCATCGGTTCACAGGTCAGCCCGTCGGTCGACATGAAAGGGCCTGACCCCGGCCCCGGCTGGACGTTGCTCGACAAGTCGCCGGAATGGGAAGCCACAGATTCAATCTTGATATGCATTCCGAGAGCCGACCCGAAACGCAACCTACAGGACTCGTACGGCTGTCGCCGGGTTCTGGCCCGGGAAGGTTAG